A region from the Citrobacter koseri ATCC BAA-895 genome encodes:
- the nfsB gene encoding oxygen-insensitive NAD(P)H nitroreductase produces the protein MDIVSVALKRYSTKAFDPSKQLTADEAEKLKTLLQYSPSSTNSQPWHFIVASTEEGKARVAKSAAGNFVFNERKMLDASHVVVFCAKTAMDDAWLDRVVDQEDADGRFATPEAKAANNKGRRFFADLHRRDLKDDDQWMAKQVYLNVGNFLLGVAAMGLDAVPIEGFDAAVLDAEFGLKEKGYTSLVVVPVGHHSVEDFNATLPKSRLPQETTLTEV, from the coding sequence ATGGATATCGTTTCTGTCGCCTTAAAACGCTACTCCACTAAGGCGTTCGATCCCAGCAAACAACTGACCGCAGACGAAGCGGAAAAACTCAAAACATTGCTGCAATATAGCCCTTCCAGCACCAACTCTCAGCCGTGGCATTTCATCGTCGCCAGTACCGAAGAAGGGAAAGCGCGCGTTGCGAAATCCGCCGCCGGTAATTTCGTGTTTAACGAGCGCAAAATGCTGGATGCTTCCCATGTCGTCGTGTTTTGCGCAAAAACCGCAATGGACGACGCCTGGCTGGATCGCGTTGTCGATCAGGAAGATGCCGATGGCCGTTTTGCCACGCCGGAAGCCAAAGCGGCAAATAACAAAGGCCGTCGCTTTTTCGCGGATCTGCACCGCCGCGACCTGAAAGATGACGATCAGTGGATGGCGAAACAGGTATACCTGAATGTTGGCAACTTCCTGCTGGGCGTCGCCGCGATGGGTCTGGACGCCGTACCGATTGAAGGCTTCGACGCCGCGGTTCTTGACGCTGAATTTGGCCTGAAAGAGAAAGGTTATACCAGCCTGGTCGTGGTGCCTGTCGGCCATCACAGCGTAGAAGATTTTAACGCTACGCTGCCGAAATCCCGCCTGCCGCAGGAAACCACCCTGACGGAAGTCTGA